From Abiotrophia defectiva ATCC 49176:
GCCTATAGTGACGGGCAAGTTCGCATGATTCCCAATAGTTTTGGGGAATATCTGACCCCTAGCGTGGTCTACTACGACGGGTCGGAAATCCAAGTCGGCAAGATTGCCCGGGAGAAATTAGTGACCCATCCCCAAGACACCGCCCAACTCTTCAAGCTCCATATGGGGGCCAACCGCCAAATTACCCTATCCAAACGAGCCTTCCAGCCGGAAGAATTGTCAGCCTGTGTCCTCAAGCAGTTGGTGGCAGACGCCGAGGCCTTTCTAGGTCAGACGGTAACCGAGCTGGTTATTAGTGTGCCGGCTTACTTCAACGCGGAGCAACGCCAAGCCACTAAGAAGGCGGGCGAATTGCTAGGTCTCAAGGTAGAACGTCTCATTAATGAGCCGTCTGCAGCAGCCATTGCCTGTCACGAGGCAGATGAATTCGAGACCTTCGTGGTCTTCGACTTTGGGGGCGGGACCCTGGACGTGTCCGTGGTGGACTGCTTCGAAAATGTCATCTCCATTGCGGCTATTGCCGGGGATAACCACCTAGGCGGTAGCGACTTCGACCGATTGATTGCCCAATATGTTTGCCGCAAGGCTGGGACTAATTTTGAGGCTCTCAACCGCCGGACCCGCAACTCTTTGCTCTTGGCGGCAGAGCGGGTTAAGAAGCAATTGTCTGAATTTGAGTCAGTCAATATGCAGGTCCAACTGGAAGGCAAGTCCCATGAATATAAGATTACCAATGAATTATTGGCTGAAATCAGCCAGCCCCTCTTCAAACGCATGCGGGAAGTTATCCGCAAGGCCATTGTGGAAAGTAAGTTTGGCGCGGGCGAACTAGACCGCCTGATCTTGGTTGGGGGTTCTTCCTACATGCCAGTGGTCAATGACTACCTCAAGCGCCTACTTAACCTGCCAGTCGTTAGCGGTCAGAAGATGGACGAGTTAGTGGCCCTAGGTTTAGGTCAGTATATCGGTATCAAGACCCGGGCCCAAGAGGTTAAGGACTTGGTGGTGACCGACATTTGTCCTTTCTCCCTGTCTACTTCGGTTCACAACTATGTGGATGAGGACAAGGATTTGTCCGACGTCCTGATTGCGCGTAACTCCGTTCTGCCTAGCAGCAAGACCCAGATTTATTCGCCAGTCCGTAAGGATCAGCCAACTATTCGTTTCAAGGTCTACCAGGGGGAAGCCATGTATGCCAAGGACAATCTCTTCCTGGGCTCGGTTCAGTTGCCAGTGCCTAGCAATGTTGACGACCAGTCCTTTGCGGTCACTTATTCCTATGACATCAACTCTATCCTCTATGTGGAAATCAAGACCGTGGCCACCGACGAAGTCAAGACCTACAAGCTGGGCCCTAACAAGAGCCTGGTAGCGGTGGATGCCACTGATACCGCCCATAAGGAAATCAAGGAGCTAGCCCTACAATTGGCTAGCCAACCAGAGCGGGATGCCCTCTTTGAACGGGCCCTGCGTCTCTACCAAGAGTTGAGCTTGGAGCAACAGCAAGACTTACAACTGACTCTGATGCGCTTCTCCCGTCTCTTTGCCCGTTATCAGAACAACCTGCTTAAGAAGCGGCAGCTGCTGGATTCAACCAATGACTACCTAGACCACCTAGAGTGGGGCTTGGATGCCGGCATGGGCGATATCTTCCGGGATGTGGAGTCTGACTGGGATCAAGATTCGGATTGGGACCAAGAATTAGAAGCCGAGCTAGACCGGACCGTCATGGAATTCCTAAATGAGGATAGTGAAACTGAGGAAGGGGAGGATGCCCATGGCTAAGACGCCCTGGCAAGTCTTAGGGCTAAGCGGGCCAACTGCGGATAAGAAAGCCATTAAGCGGGCCTATGCCCAACAAGTTAAGCTCTACCATCCAGAGGAGCATCCGGAAGAATTCCAGGCCCTGCAGGCAGCCTATCAAGAGGCGCTCAAGCGGGCGACCGAGCTAGCGGCCCAAGAAAGCAGGGGGGCGGGGGCGGATTTTGCGGGTGGCAGGCCGGCAGCCAGTGTCCCTAGACCTGACAGTCAGCCTTCTGACGCTAGCGACCAGTCAGCAAGCAATGGCCCAAGCGCCACTAGCAAAGTCGGTAGCCAACCTGCTCATGCCAGCGAGCAGTCTAAGGCCAAACCGTCAGATCAGGGGCCAGCCCAGTCGGCTGACCAAAAGCCTAACCAGTCGTCCGGCCAAAAGCCTGGCCAGTCGCCCGGCCCAAGTGGCCAGACCAAGTCCCAGTGGCAAGCACCTAAGCAAGCGGAGCCTAGCTCTGAAACCAGCTTAGATTGGTCGGATGCCAATCAGGGGCCTGGGGACAGTACCAGCAGCCAGACTCTGTCCTGGTCAGCACCGCAAGACCAGGAGCCAGCCAGCCAGGCTCATTTAAGCTGGCAGGACCAGCCAGAGGACAGTCGCCAGTCGGGTAGCCTTAACTGGCAGGACCAGCCAGAGGACAGTCGTCAGTCGGGCAGCCTTAACTGGCAAGACCTAGCTGAAGAAGGCCGCCAATCGGGCAACCTCAGTTGGCAAGACCAAGCTGAGGAAGGCCGCCAATCAGGTAAGCTCAGCTGGGATGACAGCCAGTCCGATAGTTCTTTGGGGGACTTGGACGAGTTAGAGGCTGACGACCCCATTTTCTCTGAATTGGAAGAGCCCGAGCAGGGCCTTTTCCGCCAGGAGGAGTTGGAGCAGGACCCAGAGCCTGCGGACTACCAGCCGTCCATGGACTTCAACCTGGACTATCAAGTTGACATTCAGCAGCTTTTGGCCCCGCTCAGAGGCTTCCTGGATGACCAGGACCTAGAAGGGCTCATGACCAACCAAGCCCTCATGGCGCAAATTCGTCAGCATCACCAGGAAGAAGAATTAGACCGGGCCCTGACCCGCCTTGTCCTGACCCAGAATCGCCGCAAGCGCAAGCGGGTCAAGCAACTGGCCCAGCAATATGGCCTGACCCATTTGCTCAAGAAGAGCAAGCAGGGCTTCCGCCTGCCTTATTGGCCTATGTGGCGCCTAGTGCTTGCGGGGCTTGCCTTTTTACTGGCAGCGCTCTTCGGCCGCTTTAACGGTTCGGGTCCCAGCCATCCAATTCCGCCACGCAAACCGGCGGTCGATGTCGGCAAGTTGGCCGTCATTAGCTATGACCCTATTTCCATTCCGAGTTTTAGCCTGGACTTGTCCGGTCTAGATCAAATGGGGGAGAGTGGCCGTCTGGAAGGGCCAGAGGGCAATCAGAGCCTTTGGATTGGGGAAGAAGAGCGCCTGACCGGCATTAAGCAGGCTTGGTCGCTGACCCGGTCTGCCACCCTCTATCAGACCCAGTCCGGTTATGCCTTGCACTTACGGGCCAAGGACAAGCTGATCGACTTCAAGGACTACCAGGCCATGCGCCAGGTGACGGCCTTTAATGACCAGGGCACCCAGAAAACGGCCCTGATCGGCCAAGACAAGTCTAGCCAGCAATGGTACCTGGTGGACCTATCTTCGGGTCAGGTTCTGGCCGTCATTAGTGGGACGGCGCCTGAGTCAGGGGACACCAGCATAGGCGTCCACTACAGCCAGCAGGGCGACCTGGTTAAGGCCAAGTGGGAGCGCCTGCCCCAATAAGTTCGCAAGTCTTATAACTAGCCAGCAAGCCAGTCTTGCTGGCTTTTTTCATACAAATTATTTATCAGCTATTGCTGATAAAAGAAATAGATTTGACAATTTAGGAAATTTAAACTATAACGGATAAAAAATAAATTTAGAAGCTAGTCAATATTAAACTACTGAATATTATCGTTGGTATTTTTTTACTTAATCTCGGGATTATTTTTATGGAATCACCCTTTAAATACACTTGCAACCTTTTCAATTATGTTCGGGATAACACAATTATCAGCTGCTATTGCACTCTTAACTTATAGCTTATATAAAAAAGCAAAACCAATCCCTTGGGGAAATATATTAGTATCCATTGGAATTGGACTAAGTATGTTCTTAATACCATTTGTTTCGTTAACAGTTATTTTATGGATATTTGTTTTTAGTTTTTTAAGTATGTCAATATTTTATCTTCAAAGCCTATTTAGAAACAGGCACAAAAAATGGCATATGATACAGATAGCTCTAGCAATTTTAGGTATCATCTATTCTTTTATTATGTTATTAAACCCTATTGCAGGGGTTGCAACTATGGCTAAAATACTAGCATTTGGAGTTATAACAAACGGTTTATCATATATTTTTTCACCAAATGAAAATTAATATAAAAAGTGTCTAAAGTTAATTACATAATAAAAGCACCCTAAAAGTTAGATTTTCTGTCTAACTTTTGGGGTGCACTTCACTCTTGTTGGAGTAGCCTTTTTATTTCCACTAAAAGACGGTATAATAGACGTGATAAACTTTGGAGGAACAGAGATAAGAAAACGAATATTGTACAGTAACCATTGAAGATTTAACGCATGAAGGACTTGGGTTGGGAAGGTGGATGGGTTCCCGCTATTTATTGAAAATAGTATTCCCGGAGAAGTCGTTCGTGTGAAGACGATGAAGATTGGAAAAAGCTATGGCTATGCGCGTGTGGAGGAGTGACTGGCAGTGAGTCCGAACCGCGTGGACGCCAGAGACGTCCTCGGAACACGTGTGGGAATCATGCCTTTGCAACATATGACCTACGAGAGCCAGTTGGCCTTCAAAGAGCAACAAGTGAAAAACGTGATGATGAAAATCGCGAAGATGCCAGCATTAGAAGTCCACAGGACGCTTGGATTGGAGAGTGCACTGGGCTACCGTAACATGGTGCAAATTCCAGTGCGTACGGTAGACGGTCAGTTGACAACAGGCTTCTTCAAGAAGAACTCGCATGACTTGAATCCGATGGAAGACTTTCGTATTTAAGATCCTGAAATCGACCGCTTGATTGTAGCAGTGCGTGATATTTTAAGAAAGTATCCAGTGGTAGCGTATGATGAGGCGAATCATACGGGTGACTTGAAGCATATTATCGTGCGACGAGGACTCCGCACGAAGCAAGTGATGATTATTTTCGTGACGAGAACAGAGTTGTTACCACAAGCTGAGGCGATTGTCAGAGATATTACAACGGCTCATCCGGAAGAGGTGTCTATCGTGCAAAATATCCAACCGAAACCAACGAATGTCATCATGGGACGTGAGACGAAGGTGCTATTCGGGGAAGATGTATACGAAGAGAAATTGTTCGAATTCACGTTCAAGATTAGCGCGCGTTCATTCTTCCAAGTGAACACCGTGCAAACCGAAGTGCTCTATCAACAGGCGATTGACGCTGCGGACTTGAAGGGCGGCGAGACGGTCGTGGATGCGTATTGCGGAATCGGGACGATGAGTTTAGCCTTTGCTCGCGATGCCAATAAAGTCTATGCGATGGAAATCGTGGATGATGCGATTGTGATGGCGAAGGAAAATGCGAAGGTAAATGGCGTGACGAATGTGCACTTTGAAACGGGTGCGGCTGAGAAAATCATGCCTCGCTGGAAGGAAGAAGGAATCCAGCCAAATGTCATTGTCGTGGATCCACCGCGCAAAGGGCTCGACCTTGCCTTTATCGAAGCGACGTGTGCAACAGGTCCTGAACGCATCGTGTACGTCAGCAGTAACCCAGCAACGCTTGCTCGCGATCTTGTACACTTCAATGAACGTGGCTACGAGGCACAATACGTGCAACCCGTGGATATGTTCCCAATGACTGCGCACGTTGAGGCGGTAGTTTTGATGTCGAAAGTTGCACCCACTAAGTAAATAAAATTTAGAAATCAAAGGCTTATTCATAGGCTATCGTTGAAAGGTATCGGTAGCTTGGATAGGCCATATCCTAGATACTACAGTTCAGAAGCAATCACTCTTGATATTTGATGAAGTACAGAGAGCCTGCCTGGGATGCTGAAAAATTAGGTAGAGGATTCTCATAACCTGAATGATTGGTATTTAAGAGTTGGAGGGTTAAGTAAATGAATTTCTTACATAAACAAAAAAATAATGAACCGTTTATACTGTTACAGCTCGGTATAAATGAAAATGGATACGAGTTTGCTTCTGATATCAAGACAGCACTATCTACAACCCAAGGCGAGCTTGAAGTAGTATCTAGTAAATTAGAGAAAAACTTAGATTCCTTGAACAAGTTAACACCTGAATGTGATAAGACTGACTACATTTTATCTGCGTGTAGCGGAGCTCTATGTGGGGGTATAGATGTATTTTTGGTAGGAAAACCAGGAGAGTCTCCGATTGGAGAAATTACAGATATGTGGTTTGCTAATAGAACAGAAGACTTTGCAAGATTATGTGGTTGGACAGGTGACAAAGGTAATTTATCATCAGCAATTAGACACTTAGAGAAAAAATTCAAAATACCTTACGATCAAAATGGTATTGGAGACATAGCAAAGGAATTGTTGGATTTGACACCGACTAACCACCATTTCAAATCGTTAGGTCATAATCCTACAATACTTGGATTATTCTTTTCTATTCTAAATCAGTTTACAAATACATCGCATTTTGTTTCAGAAGGAGAATTAATCACATTCTCAAAATTTGATGGTGGTTTTCATCTAGAAGGTAAAGATTTACCAAGTAAACTGTTCTGCGGATTTACGAATTGGTTCGGACACTTGATTTCAGATATGTCAGGGTCATCAAGTAGTAAAGGCAGAGGTATGGGTATTCCTTCACCTTTCTGGAGCTGGACAAATGATATCATCGCAATAAAGAAGAAGTTGAATCTTCCTGTTGGAGAATTTGATAAATCAATAAATGAACTAGCACTCAATATATATAAGCAAGGCTACGATGCACGATTTCAGACAGTACAAGCTATACCGGTCTTTGTTAATGAATTATTGGTAAGGTTTATTTACTCAATAAGGCGTCTAGTAAGATATTTCTCAATAACGAAAAAGGACTATAGATCCTTTTCGCTGTTATGGAAGTCATGTGAACCATTTTCGAATGCGACAATAAAACGAATGTTGACTGTAGCACATGGTACTTTCTGTGTTATAGATGCAGGAGATGCTATTGCAAGAGGGTTTGCTACAGGTGGTAGTAGCTTTAATGTTACTGATTTTGTACTGAGATTGAATATTATCGGAATTGGAAGATTCACGATTTCATTATATGGAGAGACAAGCAGAGGTTTAAAGCGTCATGGCATCAAGGAGGATATAATCATCCTGAAACGTGAAAAGCTGATACTCGATGATTATGTTGAAGGTTTGAAGTTCCTTGCTGAAATATATGACGATGAGTCATTGCTGTTATTTACAAGAGAATTAAAAGAAAGCGATATGTATGTTCAAGCCTTTGAAAAGTCAGTAATCTTGGCAGAAAAAAGAAATGTTCCAAAGGAGGAGATACTGAGAAATAAAGCAGATATAGATTCTTATTTTAAAGGGGCCAGAAAGAATAATGAGTAAAAAGAAACAGAAGAAATCAAATATCCAAGCTGCTCAAGATAAAGCTCAGGCTGCAATCATTGAAACAAATAATGCCATTGGAGATCTAGGAGAACATACAAGCAGTTTATATAAGTCATTAACGATCATACAGAAACAATTTGATAAAATACGCAATATTCCTAGTGAACAAAAGCTTCAGTATGAGGAATTAAAAAAGATAAGATTGAATTGGAAGCAACAAGTAGATAAGATTGATAAGGACTATAAAAAAGCAACAGTAAAAAATGCAGGTGCAGCAGCAGCAGGAGCTGGAATGGGCGTTGCAGTAGTAACAATGGGACCGACAGTAGCAATGGGTATTGCTACAACTTTTGGAGTTGCATCAACTGGTACTGCCATCTCTACTTTAAGTGGTGCTGCGGCTACTAATGCTGCATTGGCATGGCTTGGAGGTGGATCACTTGTTGCAGGCGGTGGCGGTATGGCAGCAGGAAATGCTTTTCTTGCTATGGCAGGTCCAGTTGGATGGGCTATCGCCGGTGTTTCTTTGTTAGCTAGTGGATTATTCTTTTGGAAATTTAAGAGTGATAAGAACCGCTTAGAAAATGTATTTATCGCTATAAGTGAAAGAGATATAAAATCATATGAGCTTGCTATTGTTGAATTAAAGGAACGTATTAGTCGAATTATAGATGAAAACAATAAATTGACTGATGCCATAGGTGAAATAGAAAGTTTTGGGTTAGATTATAATAAGATGTCTGAAGCGCATCACTATGCACTTGGTTCATATGTAAATCTGATGCTATTATCAACGCAGTTACTAGTAAATCCGATCCAAGGATTATTACCTAAATTTTCTGAGAAAGATTTTGATAGCTTTATGTCTTTGGAAGATAGAAAAGTAAATAATGAGACTTTCACAGAACACAAGGACTTTATTGTGTCTTTGGCAAATTTACTTTATAAGATTGAACTTGATGATAGAGATAAAAAGCTATTATGGAAGTTTCTTAGAAAGAATAAGGAAATGCTTAAATCGATGAATATTTCAAAGAAAGAGTTTAGTTTGGAGATTATAAATGTAATTCTGGAAGCATTAAATTTTAAATATAAAATAAGAGGTAATTATTATGAGTGTGTGGAATAGAGAAGGAATACCGCATAAAGGTTGGAAATGTATAGATGTTATTGATGTAGCTGAATTTGCGAATCAAGGAGAACCAATTTCATATGAGCAGTGTGGAATGTGGGAAACGAGAAAATACGATATGCGCATGTAATGGTGCATCCTGATTATGCTGAAGAAATACATGTAGGTTGTGTATGTGCAGAAAAAATGACGGATGATTACATTAATCCACGCAAATCGGAAAGGGCGCTAAAAAATAGAAACTCGAGAAAAAATAATTTTAATAGAGCTCAGTGGAATTTCAATGCGACTAAAAAGACTTACAGTAAAAAGTATAAAGGTGAATACATTACCATTATGCAAAGTAGATATGGAAACTGGGGTGTTTTTTTTGCTGGCCAGCGTATTTGGGATTATGATGAACAGAAAATTAGAACTTTTGAAGAAGCTGAAAGAGTAGCATTCTTAATATTTGAAAAGTATCATACCACACAAGAAGAACGTGAATTTCAGTTTTATCTTGAACAAAGCAGGCAGCTATGATTGGTTCGTAAATTATAACGATAACTTTTTAACCGTTAAAAAACTTTACTAGACACGATTGACCATACGTACTTACAATGTGGAATTAGGTCAGACGTACTTCCTTTCGTGTCGATCTACGTGGAGTGTGTGGCACTACTTGTACGAGCTGAGGCATCAACAAAGTAAAAATTGAATATATTGACATTTCCAGCACCGGATGGAGTGAAAACAATGCATCATATTGAGATTTATGTAAGTAATTTAGAGAAAACCAAGGAATTCTATTCTTGGATACTTAGCATTTTAGGTTTTGAGTTGTTTCAAGAATGGAAAGACGGATTTTCCTATAAAAAGGACGAA
This genomic window contains:
- a CDS encoding molecular chaperone HscC, translated to MTVIGIDLGTTNSLAVAYSDGQVRMIPNSFGEYLTPSVVYYDGSEIQVGKIAREKLVTHPQDTAQLFKLHMGANRQITLSKRAFQPEELSACVLKQLVADAEAFLGQTVTELVISVPAYFNAEQRQATKKAGELLGLKVERLINEPSAAAIACHEADEFETFVVFDFGGGTLDVSVVDCFENVISIAAIAGDNHLGGSDFDRLIAQYVCRKAGTNFEALNRRTRNSLLLAAERVKKQLSEFESVNMQVQLEGKSHEYKITNELLAEISQPLFKRMREVIRKAIVESKFGAGELDRLILVGGSSYMPVVNDYLKRLLNLPVVSGQKMDELVALGLGQYIGIKTRAQEVKDLVVTDICPFSLSTSVHNYVDEDKDLSDVLIARNSVLPSSKTQIYSPVRKDQPTIRFKVYQGEAMYAKDNLFLGSVQLPVPSNVDDQSFAVTYSYDINSILYVEIKTVATDEVKTYKLGPNKSLVAVDATDTAHKEIKELALQLASQPERDALFERALRLYQELSLEQQQDLQLTLMRFSRLFARYQNNLLKKRQLLDSTNDYLDHLEWGLDAGMGDIFRDVESDWDQDSDWDQELEAELDRTVMEFLNEDSETEEGEDAHG
- a CDS encoding DnaJ domain-containing protein codes for the protein MAKTPWQVLGLSGPTADKKAIKRAYAQQVKLYHPEEHPEEFQALQAAYQEALKRATELAAQESRGAGADFAGGRPAASVPRPDSQPSDASDQSASNGPSATSKVGSQPAHASEQSKAKPSDQGPAQSADQKPNQSSGQKPGQSPGPSGQTKSQWQAPKQAEPSSETSLDWSDANQGPGDSTSSQTLSWSAPQDQEPASQAHLSWQDQPEDSRQSGSLNWQDQPEDSRQSGSLNWQDLAEEGRQSGNLSWQDQAEEGRQSGKLSWDDSQSDSSLGDLDELEADDPIFSELEEPEQGLFRQEELEQDPEPADYQPSMDFNLDYQVDIQQLLAPLRGFLDDQDLEGLMTNQALMAQIRQHHQEEELDRALTRLVLTQNRRKRKRVKQLAQQYGLTHLLKKSKQGFRLPYWPMWRLVLAGLAFLLAALFGRFNGSGPSHPIPPRKPAVDVGKLAVISYDPISIPSFSLDLSGLDQMGESGRLEGPEGNQSLWIGEEERLTGIKQAWSLTRSATLYQTQSGYALHLRAKDKLIDFKDYQAMRQVTAFNDQGTQKTALIGQDKSSQQWYLVDLSSGQVLAVISGTAPESGDTSIGVHYSQQGDLVKAKWERLPQ
- a CDS encoding DUF308 domain-containing protein; the protein is MVFFYLISGLFLWNHPLNTLATFSIMFGITQLSAAIALLTYSLYKKAKPIPWGNILVSIGIGLSMFLIPFVSLTVILWIFVFSFLSMSIFYLQSLFRNRHKKWHMIQIALAILGIIYSFIMLLNPIAGVATMAKILAFGVITNGLSYIFSPNEN